The segment GGCGCGACAAGCTGAGCATCAGTTTTATTATCGCCCCTGTTCACTTTTTTCCGTAGATTGCGAGGCGCCCTGGTGTGATTAAAACGGTCTGGCTAAAACGCTTTTTGATGTTAATCGGTGTGGGGCTACTCAGCCTAACCGGGTGGCTCTGGTTAACCATGCTCAGCCCGTGGTTTTATGACCGCCCCGATGACCTTCCCACTATCGAACAGCGCACTCATCAGGTCTTTGTGTATGGCACGTTACGCTATGCCCCTATTCGCTTGGCCGTCATGGGTAGCTTCGGTGCCCCACAGGAAGCCGTGCTAGAGGGGTATCAGCGCAACGGTCTCGACCTTTCACCCCAGCCAGGAAGTAACGTAGAAGGCTTATTGTTACGCGTGGATGCCAAAGAGTTGGCTCGCCTTGATCGCTACGAGCGACTGGGGGTTCGCTACGAACGGATGGCAATAACCCTCGGCGATGGCACTCGCGCTTGGGTCTATCTACGCCTCCCAGAGCAACAAAATGCGTTTGTACCGCACACGGACTTCACGATAGCTCTGGTACCATAGGCACCTATGTTAAG is part of the Halomonas alkaliantarctica genome and harbors:
- a CDS encoding gamma-glutamylcyclotransferase family protein, which translates into the protein MIKTVWLKRFLMLIGVGLLSLTGWLWLTMLSPWFYDRPDDLPTIEQRTHQVFVYGTLRYAPIRLAVMGSFGAPQEAVLEGYQRNGLDLSPQPGSNVEGLLLRVDAKELARLDRYERLGVRYERMAITLGDGTRAWVYLRLPEQQNAFVPHTDFTIALVP